In Lutra lutra chromosome 5, mLutLut1.2, whole genome shotgun sequence, a single genomic region encodes these proteins:
- the ATG12 gene encoding ubiquitin-like protein ATG12 isoform X1 translates to MAEESESALQLPPSTAAEGEGPTEVSPETGTPEPPSSAAVSPGTEEPAGDTKKKIDVLLKAVGDTPIMKTKKWAVERTRTIQGLIDFIKKFLKLVASEQLFIYVNQSFAPSPDQEVGTLYECFGSDGKLVLHYCKSQAWG, encoded by the exons ATGGCTGAGGAGTCAGAGTCGGCGCTGCAGCTTCCTCCCTCAACCGCTGCTGAAGGCGAAGGACCTACGGAGGTCTCCCCAGAGACAGGCACTCCGGAGCCCCCTTCTTCCGCTGCGGTCTCCCCGGGGACAGAGGAACCTGCCGGCGAcaccaagaaaaaaa ttGACGTCCTGTTGAAAGCTGTGGGAGACACCCctataatgaaaacaaagaagtggGCTGTAGAGCGAACCCGAACCATTCAAGGACTCATTGACTTCATCAAAAAGTTCCTTAAGCTTGTGGCTTCTGAACAGTTG ttTATTTATGTGAATCAgtcctttgccccctccccagacCAGGAAGTTGGAACCCTCTATGAG tgtTTTGGCAGTGATGGTAAACTGGTCCTGCATTACTGCAAATCTCAGGCCTGGGGATGA
- the CDO1 gene encoding cysteine dioxygenase type 1, translating to MEQTEVLKPRSLEDLIRLLHQLFAGEEVNVEEVQAVMEAYESDPAEWAAYAKFDQYRYTRNLVDEGNGKFNLMILCWGEGHGSSIHDHTDSHCFLKMLQGNLKETLFAWPDKKSNEMIKKSERILRENQCAYINDSIGLHRVENISHTEPAVSLHLYSPPFDTCHAFDQRTGHKNKVTMTFHSKFGIRTPFTASGSLENN from the exons ATGGAGCAGACCGAGGTGCTCAAGCCGCGGAGCCTGGAGGATCTGATCCGCCTCCTGCACCAGCTCTTCGCCGGCGAGGAGGTCAACGTGGAGGAGGTGCAGGCCGTCATGGAAGCCTACGAGAGCGACCCCGCCGAGTGGGCAGCGTACGCCAAGTTCGACCAGTACAG GTATACTCGAAATCTTGTGgatgaaggaaatggaaaattcaaTCTAATGATTCTATGCTGGGGTGAAGGACACGGCAG CAGTATCCATGATCACACTGACTCCCACTGCTTTCTGAAGATGCTGCAGGGAAACCTGAAGGAGACCTTATTTGCCTGGCCTGACAAAAAATCCAACGAGATGATCAAGAAGTCTGAAAGAATCTTGAGAGAAAACCAGTGTGCCTACATCAATG ATTCCATTGGCTTACATCGAGTCGAGAACATTAGCCACACGGAACCTGCTGTGAGCCTTCACTTGTACAGTCCACCATTTGATACGTGCCATGCCTTTGATCAAAGAACGGGACATAAAAACAAAGTCACCATGACATTCCACAGCAAATTTGGAATCAGGACTCCATTT ACAGCTTCGGGATCCCTGGAGAACAACTAA
- the ATG12 gene encoding ubiquitin-like protein ATG12 isoform X2, producing MAEESESALQLPPSTAAEGEGPTEVSPETGTPEPPSSAAVSPGTEEPAGDTKKKIYLCESVLCPLPRPGSWNPL from the exons ATGGCTGAGGAGTCAGAGTCGGCGCTGCAGCTTCCTCCCTCAACCGCTGCTGAAGGCGAAGGACCTACGGAGGTCTCCCCAGAGACAGGCACTCCGGAGCCCCCTTCTTCCGCTGCGGTCTCCCCGGGGACAGAGGAACCTGCCGGCGAcaccaagaaaaaaa ttTATTTATGTGAATCAgtcctttgccccctccccagacCAGGAAGTTGGAACCCTCTATGA